A genome region from Rhizophagus irregularis chromosome 14, complete sequence includes the following:
- a CDS encoding uncharacterized protein (SECRETED:cutsite_SFC-KD; SECRETED:prob_0.3320); SECRETED:SignalP(1-29), with amino-acid sequence MLLLSTRKTRKQSLFFLLLSGCAAGVSFCKDNFKLIPENLIEGRNGHNRSYEGRFYEGICLGIRADVVNPDSQTQS; translated from the coding sequence ATGTTACTCCTCTCAACAAGGAAAACGAGGAAACAAAGTCTATTTTTCTTACTGCTATCTGGCTGCGCTGCTGGAGTCTCGTTCTGCAAAGATAATTTCAAGCTCATACCAGAAAATCTTATCGAGGGTCGAAATGGGCATAATCGAAGTTACGAAGGAAGATTTTATGAAGGGATTTGCCTAGGCATCCGTGCAGATGTGGTCAACCCTGATTCGCAAACGCAAAGCTGA